One stretch of Candidatus Poribacteria bacterium DNA includes these proteins:
- a CDS encoding N-6 DNA methylase: MNFQTCRERYLQSLQQTQTVSEATPELSLYPHLQVFLEDIATAHFGRDTVRFTQEPRRLNQIGRPDFIAMDGLLPVGYIEAEAYGRDLDALTGHAREQNTRFIENLDNFILTNFVEFRLYMDGQLRATANITDTPENLEGLLERFLDIGGVQIASPEALAGYLARRTRELQTQIATTLTDESSNTHVMFSAFRETLISTLTSDDFADMYAQTLAYGLFAARCTLPNATNFSRHTAVEALPRSNPFLVQLFYHVASPTLETNVTYILDDIASLLQNVPTEMLRTAFAARNHLEDPVIHFYETFLAEYDPQRRVDRGVYYTPPQVISYIVRSVDSLLKTELNRPDGLADDGTLILDPATGTGGFLLAVLDHIRESVTETYGTGEWIQYINAALVKRIFGFELLVAPYTIAHLKLSLFLQAQGWRADERLRIYLTNTLENPGEMQPSLPFAGFISDEANAALSVKRDEPLLVILGNPPYTRHSANPSRVKGNLTFIGELIEDYRQVDGQPLDEDTSKALQDDYVKFIRWAQWRIDKNGEGIVGYIVNNNFLDAPTVRGMRQSLLEGFNTIYLLNLHGSNRRTEAVPEAERDENVFDISQGVCILLCVKESDNPAPAKVYYADMWGSREEKYNALSEADVKSTMRTARNELQPTSPDYLFVPQARDYKAEYDKMEWKIIDIFQTSSIGIVTARDKLTIHWTAEEVRETVTDFVSLSVNEAREKYNLRKDTQDWKVHLAQTDLHNHPDAEQHIKPILYRPFDTRWTYYTGESRGFQCRPRPENMPHLLASNIALSVCRIVKSPAWQHVLITDKITENCYISNTTSESGHVFPLYLYPDPEELGISTERALNFKPGFLTALSEALKLSQVEPFKLPQGISPEEILAYIYAVLYSPTYRKRYYEFLKYDFPRIPLPQDITQFRTLSTLGQRLIDCHLLKESRPEVAPTGRGVPVVHRFEGEGDGIVSRVRYVDGKVWINPTQHFTNVPLAVWEYEVGAYQVCEKWLKDRRGEMLRYEDVRQYRAILVAVAETLQVMAEIDGFS, from the coding sequence ATGAATTTCCAAACATGTCGTGAGCGTTATCTACAGAGCCTCCAACAAACACAGACGGTCTCTGAGGCGACTCCAGAACTCTCCCTATACCCACATCTCCAAGTGTTTCTTGAAGATATTGCCACTGCGCATTTCGGTAGAGACACCGTCCGGTTCACACAGGAACCGAGACGGTTGAATCAGATCGGTAGGCCCGATTTCATCGCGATGGATGGCTTGCTGCCTGTCGGTTATATTGAGGCAGAAGCTTATGGCAGAGACCTTGACGCACTCACCGGACACGCCAGAGAACAAAACACCCGGTTTATTGAGAACCTGGATAACTTTATCCTTACGAATTTCGTCGAATTCCGGTTGTATATGGATGGGCAACTGCGCGCAACGGCAAACATTACGGACACACCTGAAAATTTAGAGGGGCTACTGGAACGGTTTCTGGACATTGGGGGTGTCCAAATTGCGTCCCCAGAGGCATTGGCGGGATACCTCGCTAGACGGACGCGGGAACTCCAAACGCAGATCGCAACGACGCTCACCGATGAGAGCAGCAACACCCATGTGATGTTCTCGGCGTTCAGGGAGACGCTCATCTCTACACTGACCTCTGACGACTTCGCGGATATGTACGCCCAGACACTCGCCTACGGGTTGTTCGCTGCACGCTGCACACTGCCGAACGCGACGAATTTCTCACGGCACACCGCTGTCGAGGCACTTCCGAGATCAAATCCGTTCCTCGTTCAACTCTTTTATCACGTTGCTTCTCCGACACTGGAGACGAACGTTACCTACATTCTGGACGACATCGCCTCGCTCCTGCAAAATGTCCCGACAGAGATGCTCCGCACGGCGTTTGCTGCCAGAAATCATCTCGAAGATCCGGTTATCCACTTCTACGAGACCTTCCTCGCTGAATACGACCCACAGCGGCGCGTCGATCGGGGTGTCTACTATACACCGCCACAGGTTATCTCCTATATCGTGAGGTCGGTGGATAGCCTCCTCAAAACGGAATTGAACAGACCCGACGGTCTCGCCGATGACGGGACGCTCATCCTCGATCCAGCGACAGGCACGGGTGGCTTTCTGTTGGCAGTGTTGGATCACATCCGAGAGTCGGTCACTGAAACTTACGGCACGGGAGAGTGGATTCAGTATATCAACGCGGCGTTGGTGAAACGGATTTTCGGGTTTGAGCTGCTCGTTGCCCCGTATACGATCGCGCATCTGAAGTTGAGTCTATTCTTACAAGCGCAAGGGTGGCGTGCCGATGAACGTCTCCGTATCTATCTCACCAATACGTTGGAGAACCCTGGGGAAATGCAACCCTCGCTGCCTTTTGCAGGATTTATCTCGGATGAGGCGAACGCGGCATTATCGGTGAAACGGGACGAACCGCTCCTTGTTATTCTTGGTAATCCTCCCTATACGCGTCATTCCGCTAATCCAAGCCGAGTCAAGGGAAATTTAACTTTCATTGGTGAACTCATTGAAGATTACAGACAGGTAGACGGGCAACCACTTGATGAAGATACCTCAAAAGCCCTTCAGGATGATTATGTGAAGTTTATTCGGTGGGCACAGTGGCGCATTGATAAAAACGGTGAAGGGATTGTCGGCTATATTGTGAATAATAATTTCCTTGATGCCCCTACAGTTCGCGGTATGCGACAAAGTCTGTTAGAAGGTTTCAACACCATTTATCTGCTCAACCTACACGGGAGCAACAGAAGAACGGAAGCAGTTCCTGAAGCGGAAAGAGATGAAAACGTCTTTGACATTTCGCAAGGGGTTTGCATCCTGTTGTGTGTGAAAGAAAGCGATAATCCCGCACCAGCAAAGGTCTACTACGCGGATATGTGGGGATCCCGGGAGGAGAAATACAACGCACTTTCTGAAGCCGATGTCAAATCTACGATGCGGACAGCACGGAACGAGTTACAACCAACATCACCCGATTACCTTTTTGTGCCGCAAGCAAGAGACTACAAGGCAGAATACGACAAAATGGAATGGAAGATTATTGACATCTTTCAAACCAGTTCGATAGGAATTGTCACTGCCCGAGATAAATTGACAATTCATTGGACTGCTGAGGAAGTCCGCGAAACGGTAACCGATTTCGTTTCACTTTCTGTAAACGAGGCACGAGAAAAATATAACCTACGCAAGGATACCCAAGATTGGAAGGTGCACCTCGCCCAAACAGATCTCCATAATCACCCCGATGCTGAACAGCATATAAAACCTATTCTCTATCGTCCCTTTGATACACGTTGGACCTACTATACTGGGGAATCACGCGGATTTCAGTGTAGACCGCGCCCTGAGAACATGCCCCATCTGTTGGCATCAAATATCGCTCTCAGCGTCTGCCGTATCGTCAAGAGTCCAGCATGGCAACATGTTTTGATAACCGATAAAATCACTGAGAACTGTTATATCTCAAACACTACCAGTGAGTCGGGACATGTATTTCCGCTCTATCTGTATCCGGATCCCGAGGAATTGGGGATCTCGACGGAGCGTGCGCTCAATTTTAAACCCGGGTTTCTCACCGCGCTTTCGGAGGCATTGAAACTTTCACAAGTTGAACCATTTAAGCTGCCCCAAGGCATTTCACCGGAGGAGATTCTCGCCTATATTTATGCGGTGCTGTATAGTCCGACCTATCGCAAGCGGTATTATGAGTTCCTGAAATACGATTTTCCGCGTATTCCGTTACCACAGGACATTACCCAGTTTCGCACGCTCTCGACGTTGGGACAGCGGTTGATTGATTGTCATCTCTTGAAAGAATCGCGACCCGAGGTCGCTCCTACAGGGAGAGGGGTTCCTGTGGTGCATCGGTTTGAGGGTGAAGGGGACGGTATTGTCTCACGGGTGCGGTATGTGGATGGCAAGGTCTGGATCAATCCCACGCAACATTTTACGAATGTGCCGCTTGCGGTATGGGAATATGAGGTCGGTGCGTATCAGGTATGCGAGAAGTGGTTGAAGGATCGGCGCGGAGAGATGTTGCGCTATGAAGATGTGCGGCAGTATCGTGCGATTTTGGTGGCTGTTGCGGAGACCCTGCAGGTGATGGCGGAGATTGATGGGTTTTCCTAA
- a CDS encoding AAA family ATPase: MRLIIDMPIIDSKPAPIGEKTMDVHIKAKNFGPIEKAEIDLRPLTVFVGESNTGKTYLAALIYALHQNFRGISQFPWASSAASYFSFISRSRDHRSQSRQEEVVQEMLKVLEKLNTPGRHFRFSDLPQQMSSRSQSILTDQENFTYELQRCFDLESASKLIRFTGSQDNEMKVSLSVRESDQTYWDFETRVAGSDNPTITGHINPDMILLNAKDPMRRDKFNETSDVERLFQTLSGQRWRAVDSYYLPAARSGIMQSRDVLSTALIKRATRIGLDRLEASTFSGMIADFLEQIFQYREPKRLSSKISRVAKQLETELLEGKIEVKRPTSEAYPEFLYRPEQAEDGLRMSHSSAMVSELAPLVLFLRGIVKQGDLLIIEEPESHLHPMAQTKIAQTLARLIRVGVQVVITTHSNYLLQQIGNLIREGELRKQGESTSESVDYLKEEEVGAWWFHKNKAVTELPFDLTEGIEPEDHLDIAEDLYNRSAGLQNRIEETKGRDAVESE; encoded by the coding sequence TTGCGATTGATCATAGATATGCCTATAATTGATTCAAAGCCAGCACCGATAGGAGAAAAAACAATGGATGTCCACATTAAAGCAAAAAACTTCGGTCCCATAGAAAAGGCAGAGATAGACCTGCGTCCGCTCACCGTATTCGTCGGCGAGAGTAACACCGGCAAGACCTATCTCGCCGCACTTATTTACGCATTACACCAAAATTTTAGGGGCATCTCACAATTTCCTTGGGCAAGTTCTGCTGCTTCTTATTTCAGTTTTATTTCCCGTTCGCGAGACCATCGTTCACAAAGTCGGCAAGAGGAAGTAGTACAAGAAATGTTAAAGGTACTCGAAAAGTTAAACACACCTGGACGACATTTCAGATTTTCCGATCTACCTCAGCAGATGTCTTCTCGGTCACAGTCTATACTTACTGATCAGGAAAACTTCACATACGAACTCCAACGATGTTTCGACCTTGAATCTGCTTCTAAGTTAATTCGATTCACCGGGAGCCAAGACAACGAAATGAAAGTTTCACTGTCGGTTCGTGAGAGTGATCAAACATATTGGGATTTTGAGACACGAGTGGCTGGATCCGACAATCCCACTATAACAGGGCACATTAATCCAGACATGATTCTTCTCAACGCAAAGGACCCAATGCGTAGGGACAAATTCAATGAAACATCCGATGTTGAGCGTTTATTTCAGACTTTAAGCGGGCAACGTTGGCGAGCAGTGGATTCATACTACTTGCCTGCCGCTCGGAGCGGCATCATGCAAAGCCGCGATGTGCTTTCGACTGCCCTTATCAAGCGAGCGACGCGCATCGGTTTAGATCGCCTTGAAGCGTCTACATTTTCAGGAATGATAGCCGATTTTCTGGAGCAGATTTTCCAATACAGGGAACCCAAGAGATTGTCAAGCAAAATAAGTCGCGTCGCTAAACAACTGGAGACGGAGCTGCTGGAGGGTAAAATAGAGGTCAAACGTCCCACGTCAGAAGCGTATCCAGAATTTCTCTACCGTCCAGAGCAGGCGGAAGATGGCTTACGGATGAGCCATTCCTCAGCAATGGTATCCGAGCTTGCACCTTTAGTCCTTTTTCTACGAGGCATCGTCAAACAGGGGGACCTGCTCATTATTGAAGAACCTGAATCTCACTTACATCCGATGGCACAAACCAAAATCGCCCAAACCCTTGCTCGTTTAATCCGAGTCGGTGTTCAGGTTGTCATTACAACGCATAGCAACTATCTTCTCCAACAAATCGGGAATCTCATTCGCGAAGGTGAATTGCGGAAACAGGGGGAATCCACAAGTGAATCAGTAGACTATCTGAAAGAGGAAGAGGTCGGGGCGTGGTGGTTCCATAAGAACAAAGCCGTCACAGAACTCCCATTTGATCTTACTGAAGGTATAGAACCGGAAGATCACTTGGATATAGCGGAGGACCTCTATAATCGTTCGGCTGGACTTCAAAATAGAATTGAGGAAACCAAAGGGAGAGATGCCGTTGAATCTGAGTAA
- a CDS encoding M81 family metallopeptidase, which translates to MTTLAIAGIMHESNTFSGTPTDAAAFSQTHANNIIKTWGEAHHEISGFIQGATQYDYTIYPTFMATAMPAGPVTDDVFDRMTEMLIQHLKAAPKHEGILLALHGAMVVESYPDGDGEVLRRLRDALGYDLPIVVTLDQHANVSEQMVTESTALVIYKTTPHIDQRQRGLQAAELMMRILREGITPTQALAKPPMLLNILYHVTSVPPMAPILNAAKQLEEDPNILVGNVAVGYPYADVHEAGPAFVVVTDDDPELAQREANRLSDMLWDVRGHLTLDLPDAAQAVEQAIQSESPPVILVEMGDNIGGGSPGDSTFILTELIQQNASGFVVVVYDPEAVQTCIQTGVGGTVSLEVGGKADDLHGDPVPIRGTVRLIHDGQYIETQPRHGGVRYHDQGLTTVVAVGDSLVVLTSRRQTPFSLQQLYSLGIDPTEMRMIVVKAAVAYRAAYEPIAGQIIEVDTPGLTAVNPLHFEYHDIRRPVFPLDDL; encoded by the coding sequence ACAACACTTGCTATCGCCGGAATCATGCACGAATCCAACACATTTAGCGGCACCCCCACCGATGCTGCTGCGTTCTCTCAAACCCATGCGAATAATATAATAAAAACCTGGGGAGAAGCACATCACGAAATAAGTGGATTTATTCAAGGCGCGACGCAGTACGATTATACGATTTATCCGACGTTCATGGCGACTGCAATGCCCGCAGGCCCAGTAACAGACGATGTCTTCGACCGCATGACCGAGATGTTGATCCAGCACCTCAAAGCCGCGCCGAAACATGAAGGGATCCTCCTCGCTCTGCACGGCGCGATGGTCGTTGAAAGTTATCCCGATGGTGATGGTGAGGTTTTACGACGACTTCGCGATGCATTGGGTTACGACTTACCGATCGTTGTTACGCTTGATCAGCACGCCAACGTCTCCGAGCAGATGGTCACCGAATCGACGGCACTCGTGATTTATAAGACAACGCCCCACATCGATCAACGCCAACGTGGACTACAGGCAGCGGAATTGATGATGCGGATACTCCGAGAAGGGATTACACCGACACAAGCACTCGCCAAACCCCCGATGCTCCTCAATATCCTGTATCATGTCACCAGCGTCCCACCGATGGCGCCTATTCTCAACGCCGCGAAGCAGTTAGAAGAAGATCCGAATATCCTTGTCGGAAACGTCGCCGTGGGGTATCCGTATGCCGATGTCCATGAGGCTGGCCCCGCTTTTGTTGTCGTTACGGATGACGATCCAGAACTCGCGCAACGTGAAGCAAATCGGTTATCCGATATGCTCTGGGATGTCCGTGGACACCTCACACTCGATCTCCCCGATGCTGCGCAGGCGGTCGAGCAAGCCATCCAATCTGAAAGTCCTCCCGTTATTCTTGTTGAAATGGGGGATAACATCGGTGGTGGTTCACCTGGGGATAGCACCTTCATCTTAACGGAATTGATCCAGCAGAACGCCTCCGGATTCGTTGTGGTCGTCTACGATCCAGAGGCTGTCCAAACGTGCATTCAGACGGGTGTCGGTGGGACGGTTTCCCTCGAAGTGGGTGGGAAAGCGGACGACCTGCATGGCGATCCCGTCCCGATTCGCGGCACTGTCCGGCTTATCCATGACGGTCAGTACATAGAAACGCAACCTCGGCACGGTGGCGTGAGATACCACGATCAGGGATTAACGACTGTCGTGGCAGTGGGGGATTCTCTGGTTGTCTTGACGAGTCGGCGACAGACCCCGTTTAGTCTCCAGCAGCTCTACAGTCTCGGCATCGATCCGACGGAGATGCGGATGATCGTCGTCAAAGCCGCTGTCGCCTATCGTGCCGCCTACGAACCCATCGCAGGACAGATTATCGAGGTAGACACACCCGGCTTGACTGCCGTGAACCCGCTACATTTTGAATACCACGACATCCGCCGCCCGGTATTTCCGTTAGATGATTTGTAG